cgcttggaacattcaaagatcgttccgaagcaaccgtttgcctttcattccggatcgtggaaCAGGACCACCAAgagtgactgtaggaccgtacgcacaccaattgtgcaggacatacgcctgtagcgcgactacatgactgtactcctgtccgctgcgcggaacgtactcccgcacgtcggtgcgtgaggaaaaccaaattacgagtggtgggaggtatgtccacttgccggcccgattggttactaggcttaccgctttaccatatttcgcggcatgtggctagtactttcaaacgcttagccaccactaccacacactgcgaccttatcaacttttatcaacacagacggggtaactttccgagtcatgatactacacatgaccccgtccatgatccttatagtggttgcaagataataaacattcaattcttatatcgcgcgagtgacaggaaatcacccgacttctactggtcctattagcagagcatctattcgataaggactcaggtacaatatactggttcctaggatttatgcatctagggttccatttcaactcctagacttaatgcgagATACATTCTATAAGTaaggattgcataaatgtagtaatttaaaatactgggttatgcaccggggcttgccttcttgagtggggttgggggcaggagtgtcaaggatttccgaactttggtttggagcttcagttagagtctcggcgacggttatcgggtcttcagaaaacgcttggtcttgttccaggactagctcgtagtctccgtcgtcgagcgtcgttgactcaatatgatatgcaaggatttaagtgaggtagtgcttgagttaaagattttatttcacgataaagttacaatccaataaatttgtgcacataaactcatgtaacaaggggggTGGTGTTTCAAACTACTATCTATACTTAAGCTATgtcattttaatggaattactttgaagtaattcgacaagtttaatttttattttgaaaactataaagattctgaccttgaatttttgtggttaagtttattttcaataattaagcttatggtgaatttttcataattttctggaaacagaaactaaaacatttaaatttgaattcaaactttaagtttaaattcaaaccttgaGTAATTAgaactataaagtcttgaaaatttaattatgaactaattatcaacatattaagtTATGGTAAAGAAATTTAATCATGGAAGCTTTAGGAAtaagcttaattaaatttaaactacttcaaatttgatttgcaaaagtttaaaagaatttaaactacaaaatagtactaaacttgaaacttttacacaagctcatacatgacctaaagatgctgtataccaaaaatcataagaaaataagttaatatgcaaaagttatgcataaaatactcttttactttgagtttaaaatagatgaAAATGCATTTAATTTCAtgccaaactttattaacaaaattTGTAGAGTTAGAAtcctagtttctaacaaaactatttTGACAATTTtcggatttttctacaattttctacgaattttacaagttagctgctttgcacacatgaaataacaaaagagTTTCGCTGAGAGGCCCTTGGTTTCTTACATATGGAACCCTAATACCTAAAACTAgattacaattgggtccttgccgggggaagacgacggccgtggcgtctggccggcgtgttctcgccggcggtgagggtttGGCTGAAGATGATCTGGTCCCACACGATCTACATGAGCTATTGTGTTTatgggtgggtgatgtgcaccaggacaagcgacggagcatggccggcgacgatggATGGCGGTGGCCGTGACAGGGTGCTCGcggtcccggcgaggggccggcgaacagggaTGAACAAGGCGCGTAGGGGCATCATGGAAgtgtggggatgctttccccgtgccTAATTTGATCCGAACATAAGATTTGAGAAACCACCAAAAGGACACAGCCAAATCATGGGAGAAACAAATGCACTCTACCTGGCGTTTCTTGGCATTGATAAGCAGCATGTCCCTGGGCACAGTAAGATATTAAGTGGGGCAGAGTTCTTTTTGATAATTTTATGGATCGTGGGAATGAGAAACAACCGATCAAGACGTTTAGACTGAAGTTTCCTTTTTGCATGAAAACATGCACCCAGCCTATCAGATTTTTTTTCAAAGCGTCAGTTCCTATAacaaaaaaagggaaaaaaatcaGGCACCTGATAGCCTTCTCATTCTTTTTTGCAAGATCCTTGATTTTTTGGAAGTGGCATGAAGCAAATCAGACACCTGAGAATCTGAACGGCATTGGGAAAATTTGAGCGAGGTTGTAAAATTAGCAACCTTGTAGCTACAGGAAATGTTGACCTTTTTTGCTCTTTCCATTTAATTAGCTTTAAGAATGACTAAAAAACTTCAGATACTATGACAATATGGTTGAAACTCTTACCCTTCATTTGAACAAACTTTTAATTCTCCAATAGCTTCCTTGTCAATTATTCCAAAATTTCTAAGGATTTTCATCTCGCTACCATTTTGAACCTTTGGAGGCTAGGTTGAAGAGATTAGAAACCCAACTTTAGATGCAGCATTTTAATTCTTTTTTCTCTTATATTCTTTAAGATGAAGAGTCCTCCATATAATATCATAGAAGATGCATGTTTGTGATGACTGAACTGCAGTCATGGGTTCAGTTCAGATATGGAGATCCCTTCATGTACTTCTCTTCTTGAAGTCAAAGAATAATGGGTCCTCATGTACTCCCCTTCTTTCTGTTGCACAGTTCAAGCTGCCCAAATTGGAGCAGACACCTAATTTAATGAAATCTCTGTTACACGTTAGAATTTTACTTATTAGATGATCAACATCTTCTGGGTCCAAGTGAACTGCTATATCGCTTAACCCATTTCCTACTGGTGCATTTGAATTCGTAGTTGAACAAAAGCTATATACTTGAAAAAAAAGACACTATACTTGAAGAAAGAATGCTCAAAAATTTGACGAAATCTGAATCCCATTTACTACTTGTTTTAAGCATCACAAACATCTTAAGTGTTCAGTGCTATGGTTAGCCATCAATAACTacaaaatatgtttttgtacaAATGGTAAAAATGGAACATTTCCGCACCATTAAACATGCATGGCAAGTTTGATGAATTTTGGAGCTATCTAGATAATTAAAAAAATAAGGAATAAGAGGTTAGTTGACCTGCACTTTTCATCAGTTTAACTACAGCCTTCTTCTCGGCCCTCAGTTCATCTCTATTCTGTGGAGGCCTCTTTCTGCTCACGCATGGAGGAAATGCCAAATCCGACGGCACTCTGCATCCCCATGCATGCCAGCATCATCTGTCCTCGAAGCTGCCATGCGCAACAAGCTTGCATCACGGCGGCGCGGCTGAGCTCGTAGGCCAGGGCCCGGGGGGGCGGCCAGCCTTGAATTCCGGACAAGGAGAAAGCACCTGAGCCACGGTAGGAGAATCAGGTTGTGAAATCCAGAAAGCACCTGAACATGAAGTTTCTTTGTAAAGCAACTGTTTGATAGGAAAATCGAGAGAAAGAAACAACTACCTAAAAGAGACGGTAGGGTGCAAGCCCCGAGAAAATTGTAATTATAGGGCTCGACATGTTGCGCTTCGCAACTTTGCCATTATTAATATTGACATTGCAAATTTAAAATTCCAAACATCAACAAATTGATTGTACTCCCATTTGAtatttcctctcttttcttttttctttttcatgtatttttcatgtgaaaagatccttttgcccaTACGTCTTGCATAGATTAGACGTACGCATCTCTTCTGGACCCTGGACACATTGCCTTCTCTTCGATCGGTGACCCGCCGGCTGCCGCCTCACCCTGGACACGCCCGCCCTAGTCGAGTTTGGTGGCACCCGGGCTATGTCGGCCTACCTGAGTTCGGCAGCGGTCTGGCTGCGCCCAGTTTGGCTGAGACCGGCAACGGCCTGGCCACGCTTGCCCTTCCTGAGGGCGGTGGCGCCCTGGCTCCGTGCGGGCCCTGGCCAAGGCCGGCGGTGCCCTAGCCGCACCCGGCCCTAGCCCCTGACCGAGTGAGGGCCTGGACAAGGCAGCCGTACCCCCCTCCgatgccggcggcggtggcggcctgCGGCGCCCAGGGCTGCCAACAGCCAACCTGCATGCCTACTCGGCAGCATGCCGCACCCAGGGTGATCTAGGAAGGGTAAAAGGGTCTTTTTACATGAGAATTATATGAAAAAAGGAAAAATATATCAAATGATAGTATAATTAAGCTGTGCAATCTTTGGAGTCCTAAAAATTGCCATTGTCTTGGATACTTGGAGTGCACCATCGACAAGGATCCGTCACCAGCCACTGTGGCTGTGCGAAGCTGTGAAAATCAAAAGAGAATCCACTTCGTCACGGGCGCCCGCACCGGCTGCCTCCTCTCTcatgcgcgcggcggcggcccgaccTGCCCACGCGCCGAAGCGGCCGGCCTGCCGGCAGGCGAAGCAATCGACGCGGCGCGAGGAGCAGGCCAGCCGCGGGCGCCCGGATTCGTAGGAGCCCACGCCCTTGGTCTCCGCGCTGCGCCGGCCCGGATGCGTGCCGCGGCCGGCCCCCGCCGTCGCGCACCGTCGTGCCTCGGGCGGTCGTCCACCTTATGCCGAGGGCTTCCATTTGTTTTTATTTCCGAAGTGGTTGTAGTGTCCTTAACCCTCTATATTTTAGGtttggaggaggaggtggccgcTTCTCGTCTTGAGGTGGATGAGCTGCGTTGCCACCTGAACGACTTGGAGGTGAGCTCGTGCAGCGCTTGACAAGGGCGCTCATCACCGTGTTTGCCGGACCCGCTGCCGTCATCGCCGCAGAGGTCGATGCCGATGACATCCTCACGAGGGGCGCTGATTCGGGCCAAGACGGTGTGTAGGGGGCTCTCGCGGTTGATGTAGCGGCGGTCGTGTTGACCTTAGAGCCATTCTGCAGACATATTTTGAACAATGTATGCGGGGGACTTGAAGGGCCCCTGAGGGAACAATTCTAGGTGTTTGTAGTCGTTCTCACTTTAATGATGTTTGGGAGGCTTATACCACCCGCTATTGAATGTCGTTATTGATCGGGGGCGCAGCCCAAGGAGACTTACTTAGGAAACCAGAGTGTCGCCTCGCTTCCCGTACCCATGCCATGGTCGTGGTGGGCCCCGCGATGCGTGCCATGGCCCGTCGGTTGGGCTTCCGCACGGCGCCCTTTTAAAAGGGGAAGGGCTAGAGGTTGCCGTCTTCCTCATCTCGCCCTTGCCTCATTCCAATCCGCCAGGCCAgcccttttcctctgcttcgcTAGCACCGCTGCCCCATCCCCTTCAACGCTCTTgcgtagagagagagagatagagagacagagagagagattgTTCTTCTTCCCTCTCTCATAGCCGTAATGTCGCACTGGAGGCTGTCGACCGTGGAGGAATTGCAGCTTGAGGATATCGCGACGAAGAGGCTGCTGCCGCCAAAGGTGGTGGCGCACTGGAGGGCCCCACCTGGCGGAGCACAAGGAGCCGCATCTTGAGGATGATGAGATCGTGCGCTTGCTTGCATTCCACGAGCGCGGCCTCGGGTACCTGGCGCACGCGTTCCTGCTCAGTCTGCTGAACGAGCGGGAGGTGGAGCTGCACACCTACCCCTGAATGGGGTGTTGCACATCTCTGTGAGGGCTTCCTCGGGATAGATCCACATGTGAATCTATTTCGAACCTTCTTCCACGCTCAAGGCCTGTCGGTGAAGGGGGACTCAATTGGTGATGCGGGACCCAGAGCTCACATCGGTCCGGGGCTTCGGTCTGCAAAAAGAAGCCTTGCCAGTCTGGGGACTACCCGGCGTACACCCCCGTAGATTTGAACCAGGGGTGGCATGAGAAATGATTCTACATCAGGAACCTGGCGGAGACGCCATTCCCGGCGTTCACGGGTGCGCACCCCGTGAGGAAGGAGAGCTCGACATGGGCCCCCCTACTCCAGAGAAGGAGCGCTTCGGGGTCCTCGAGAAGGAGCTATGGAAGGCATCATGAAGGAGGGCATCAACGGGGTGCATCTTTTCGATGAAATATGCCCTAgaggtaatcatagagatgatTATATTTCGTTGTATCCATGAAAGGCAACTTGTATTGATTGGCAATTATAtgaattgtttgtgagactctttatttgtatggttattctaaagttgttcctagtcagaagttcatgtatggacacacatgaatattatactagcacatgtattagttgaCGACTGTGATTCACAAGTCAtatgacatggagatgtcaaactaataatgtgggcgcatgtatgacatgaggctggactgacccaactcgagaaatagtgatttcttattacacaatgtgtacgctgtgtccttagatatgagattgtcgcatgtactcaagatgtgaaccgaCCTACTTAGGAGCCATCAAACGCTACTCCGTAATTGGAtagtcataaaggtggttctcTTGTTTATCAAGAAGCATGCTATGAGACATGGTGAGTGaagatgggatttgcccctctctgcttgagagaaatatctctgggcccctcagtgatcggatcaagaaatgccgccgtgctagggttaagtgttaaccaaggatTCCGGATCACGGCATCAAGAAAACGAGGTcagcttggagctagaccaaatatcgtgaggcaaagggaatagcatgTATACGTGATTGTGATGGCTCGTCTGGTATGGTCTTTGCGCGCGCATAGGAGTTGACATGTTTTGCTAGAGGCCGCTGCCAACTATTGGTCGAGTAGGAGTACTCGGGCCATGTCTGTTCGCGTGAGTCCAAagggtcacacacttaaggggctGGAAGCTTAATGAGGATATTATCCGAATTAGACTGGGCTTAGGTTCACTAATGGGCCTTGGTTAGGAAGCCCATTAGTGGGCACCTATAAAAGGAGGGGTGGGGCGTATGGAGGGGCTAACCCTAATTCCACGCCGGCTGGCAGCCGCCTGTTCCCATGCCTGCGCCCACGGTTGCCCTCGTGGACCTAGCAGTCCGGAGTGCGACGATTCTTCCCCAtgtggataccttggaggtgctgcTTGTACCGCACAAGTATGAGCAGCACGTGAGGAGTTCTCGCAACTGCACTGCCAGTGACCGACTGCACTACCCCGACGCACTACAGAAGTTCCGCACCCGCACGTCTAGTGGTAATTCCGTGATCTATAACAGCAATTTTCCTGGTTTACGTGGTGGAAATTTTTTTATCGCTAGCGTGGCCCACCTCATATCCCTtcagtggtatcagagctgtagctGCTGCATTGTAGGTTCAAATGTGTGCGTATGGAGATATTGCGTGGATGTAGATCAAACCCTACTCCCGTTTCATGTCGCTGTGATGGTTGTGTAATAACGTACTCCTACCGGTCGGGTATCCGCCATTGGAGTTAAGTGATACACTTAAATCCAGTCAAAGCAGGCGGATATCAATGGGATTGGTCGAATCAAAACTGAGGATGAATCACCAGATGCATATGATGCGTGGAGTGGCAGATTGGATCTGCTATCGGGTTGAGAGAGTTGCAGAAACATGCTGTTCGGTAAAACagccataacttttgcatacgaaCTCGGATTGAGGCGAATTTTATATGAAAATTCATCTACAGAAAATTTTACACATGAAATTTATTGCCGTGGAATTTTCGCTGAAATTAGATTTCCCAAAAATGGCCTGGAATATGGAGTTTTGGGCGTTCGAAGTTTAGATGTCGTTGCGCCTAACTTTGTTTTGCGGGATCATGTGTGATCGGTTTGGCCCTTATGTGTATGTGATGCATGTATGTAAGTTTCATGACCTGCGTGTTGTGAGTAATGCAATACGGCAGGAGCCAAATGTATGGCCAATCTGTGTAATGGCCTGCGTGCCAACTAGTGATAATCCGACCAGACAATGTAACTAGATTTTGGTAGTTATAATTCTTGGAGGACTCGTCACCTGGAGGATGGCGCACATGGAACATGGAGATGAAGATCACCTTGGTGGACAGATTCtatggagatggagatcacATGTGAATATGGGCCATACTGATTCACAACTATGTGTTTGCCGTTCTTATCGTTTTACTTCTACTTGCCATAATGTGTTTTCTGCATACAGTAGAAGTAGACCGATCGATCCCTCGCAATGTTTAAAGTTAAATGCCCCATCAACTAAACCATGCTCCATCGTGTGTCTTGTACAATTAGTGATGGAGCTATGAAATTAAGGTGACACTAGTTTTCCTTGACTTGATGAGTTGTATCGGCTACTTACACCCATAAAGGTTGGTAATCTTAAACAAGGTCATCTTAACGGTTAAAGACCTTGAGGCATAAAGGTTGGGAGCTGAGACATAGAGATGTCACCCAACAACAAGAGTCATATGTGATATGATTAGCAAAGAGTTGCTTACCAATCTACCTGCTTCTAGCGGTGATGCTAAAGCTCACTAGTCGACTTGATAGTTATGAGTCTTGAATCACTAAGATTCAATGGAGGGATATTGATTTTAGTGGGAGTAGATTCTGTTAAATGTTTAATGTGATTTACTCTATCATGGATATGTTTGTCTTAGTGTTTTTTGCATTATTATTTTGTTGTAGATCAATGGCACCTAGCACCACCACATCTTTTACTTTGCGTTCGATCCTTGAGAAGGATAAGTTGAATGGGAGTAACTATACCGATTGGATCCGTAACCTGAGAATTGTTCTCAGGGCTGAGAAAAAGGAAGACGTTCGGGATACCCCATTACCAGAAGAACCTGCTGATGATGCAGCTGCTGCTGTCAAGAATACTTACAAGAAAGCATGTGACAACAATCTTGAAGTGAGTTGCCTTATGCTCGCTTGCATGGAACCCGAGCTGCAGATGCAGTTTGAGACAAACCATGAGGCTCACGATATGATCGTGGCGCTTCAGGACATGTTCTAGACACAGGCCAGGACTGAAAGGTTCAATGTATCCAAGGCCTTTGTTGAGAGCAAGCTGGTAGAGGGCGCAGCAGTGGGGCCGCATGTGATTAAGATGGTTGGTTTCACGCAGAGGTTGGAGAAGCTGGGCTTCCCACTCGGTCAAAAGTTGGCCACTGATTTCATTCTTGCATCTTTACCGCCGAGCTATGAGAACTTCATCTCCAACTACCACATGCACGGGGTTGAAGAGGGCTTGAATGAGCTATGCGGCATGCTCAAGACAGCAGAAAGTGACATCAAGAAGAGCACGGGCAGCGGCCATGTGATGGCGGTCCAGAACAAGCCTAACTTCAAGAAGAATGGTACTTCGTGGACGAAGGGCAAGGCTAAGGTTGAGAACCCCGCGCCAAACCCAGATCCTAAGGCTAAAACTGGACCAGCTGCTGACACTAAGTGCTTTCACTATCATGAAAAGGTTCACTGGAAGAGAAACTGCAAGGTGTACTTGGCTTCTTTGAAGAACCGTGGAAGTAAGAGTACTTCCAAATCAGGTACCCTTACTGTTTATGTTATGGATATTTTGATTGCTGATTCTTTCATTAATTCTTGGGTATTGGATACCGGATCGGTTGCTCACATTTGCAATTCAATGTAGGGGCTGACAAGAAGTAGAAGCATGGCAAGAGGAGAAATTGATTTCCGCATGGGCAATAATGCAAGAGTTGCTGTGCTGAGCATCGGGACGACGTAACTCCACCTCCCGTCAGGATTTACTATGGAGTTGAATAATTGTTATTTTGCTCCTAGTTTGAGTCAAAACATTATATCTCGTTCATGTTTGATGATGGATGGTTATTCGTTTACGAGTGAAAACAATGGTTGTGTGATCTCTAAGAATGATATGTTTGTGGCTTCTGCGCTTATTAAGAGTGGGTTGTTTGTTTTAAATCTTGATGATTCACCTATCTGTAATGTAAGTGTTAAAAGGCTTCGGCCTAATGATTTGAGTCCTACCTATATGTGGTATTGTCATTTGGGTCATATAAGTGAGAAGCGCATGAAGAAACTCCATTCGGATGGGCTTCTAACTTCGTTTGATTTTGAATCATACGAGACATGCGAAGCTTGTTTGCTAAGCAAGATGACCAAGACACCATTCATAGGTTTTCCCGAGAGAGCATCGAACTTGCTGGAACTCATACATACTGATGTGTGCGGATCAATGAGCACGATGGCTAGAGGAGGATTCCAGTACTTCATAACTTTAACTGATGTTTTGAGTAGATATGGCTATATCTATTTGATGAAGCATAAGTCTGAAACCTTTGAAAAGTTCAAGGAATTTCAGAATGAGGTTGAAAATCAACGTGGCAAGAAAATTAAAGCCTTGCGATCTGATCGAGGAGGCGAGTATTTGAGTCATGAGTTTAGCAATCATCTGAAGAGTTGCAGAATTGTTCCACAACTCACGCCGCCTGGAACACCTCAGAGAAATGGTGTGTCCGAGCGATGTAATCGAACCTTGTTGGACATGGTTCGGTCGATGATGAGCCAGTCGGACCTACCGTTATCATTTTGGGGTTACGCTCTAGAAACAGCAGCTTTCACACTAAATCCGTAGTTAAGACACCATATGAGATATGGACTGGGAAGACTTCCAGCTTGTCTTTTCTAAAAATTTGGGGATGTGAACTTTCTGTCAAGGGATTCCAGTCAGACAAGCTAACTCCCAAATTGGATAAGTGCATATTCATGGGTATCCAAAGGAAACTTTAGGATATTACTTCTACAACCGATCAGAGGGCAAAGTGTTTGTTGCTCAGAACCGTGTTTTCTTATAGAAAGAGTTTCTCAAGAAGGAGAAAAGTGGACAGAAGGTGTATCTTGAAGAGGTTCAAGATGAGCCAATCGGGCAAGATTAAACATGATGCTAATGTAGCAGAACAAGTTGAGATATCCGTGGCAAGAGAAGCACCAGCACAGCCACAAAGGTCGGCAAGGCTCCGCGCGGCGCGCGAGATATTATTGTTGGACAGTGATGAGCCTGTGATATGTGCAGAAGCAATGATGGACCCAGATTCCAAGAAATGGCAGAGTGCCATGAGATTTGAGATAGATTTCATGGGAGACAATCAAGTTTGGAAATTGGTTGACCTGCTTGACGGTGTTAAAGCCATAGAGTGCAAATGGATCTataagaagaagaaagataTGGATGGAAATGTTCACATCTATAAGGCTCGACTTGTCGCAAAAGGGTTTAGACAAGTTCAAGGAGTTGACTACGACGAGACATTCTCTCCCGTAGCGATGCTTAAATCTATTCGGATCATTCTAGCAATAGCCGCGTATTTCAATTATGAGATATGGCAGATGGATGTCAAAATAACTTTTCTGAACGGAAACCTGGAAGAGGACGTGTATATGATGCAGCCCGAAGGTTTTGTCGATGCGACCAATGCT
The Panicum hallii strain FIL2 chromosome 6, PHallii_v3.1, whole genome shotgun sequence genome window above contains:
- the LOC112897625 gene encoding uncharacterized protein LOC112897625, with the translated sequence MVGFTQRLEKLGFPLGQKLATDFILASLPPSYENFISNYHMHGVEEGLNELCGMLKTAESDIKKSTGSGHVMAVQNKPNFKKNGTSWTKGKAKVENPAPNPDPKAKTGPAADTKCFHYHEKVHWKRNCKVYLASLKNRGSKSTSKSGADKK